aacaacgtttacccgtgacctcttggtcacacgacatcAACGTTTACCGTTTGCTCTATTTTAGGAAATTTCTTATTTGCCTTTTTGCATattgtttattttttcttttttcaattgAAACGGTTAACTAAATCCAAAACGAAGGCAGGTTTAGTGGTTTTTTATGCTGTtcgatattatttttttcttttcatctctttaaTCATGTTTAACTTTTCTCATAGTACATGTCTGACTGATTTACACGTATTGTGCTCTGCATGCGATACCTAAACAGTTTATGTTGTTTGGCTTCTAATGATGTTGCAATGGGACAGGTGGTAAATGCAAATGTATCCTTGAAGCGTTTGGAGGAGCTACTTCTAGCTGAAGAGAGAGTTCTTCTGCCTAATCCACCTCTCGAGCCAGGACAACCAGCCATTTCAATAAGAAATGGATACTTTTCATGGGATTCAAAGGTTCACTTTCtgacctttattttttttatcacatttgcACATCTCTCTGCTGCTAATGCTTGTAAACTGAATTATTTTAGTGCTCCAGAATCGAAGTTTGAAGTTGACTTCGTACTGAGTATAAGATTATTCTTTGTTGTTtcaaaacacaaatatttttgaaTCAAATCCATTTCCTGTTGGTCAACATGGATTGATGTAGCTTTGTTGCAAGAATGTTTCAGGATAAGTAAAGTAACCACACAGGCATAGAAAACTACTTTTGACTTGgatgttatgttatgttttatATAGCTGTGACGTGTAAAAGCGGTCTTTCACTAGATCTATAATATTTAAGCATGCTCTTTCACAGACTGGTATCTTGTACTCTTTGCAGTAGCATGATAATTAACATCGGCTGAACTTCACTGTTGCATTTCAGTTAAGCTGTTAGAGAACAATAAAACTTATCAGCTACTTGGTGATCTTTAATTTGGCAATGCTGCTATAATTTTGAGGCGCAGATAGGTTTGGCTTTTGTCCAACATGTCAGAAGGTGGTGTACTTCTTTTTAACTGGAAGAAACTAATTTCTTTTCTAGGCAGAGATGCCCGCATTATCAGACATCAATGTGGACATTCCAGTTGGTAGCCTGGTTGCAGTTGTAGGTAGTACTGGAGAAGGAAAGACTTCACTTATTTCAGCAATGCTTGGTGAGCTTCCTGCAATGTCAGATACAAGTGCGGTTATTAGGGGCACAGTTGCTTATGTTCCACAAGTTTCATGGATTTTTAATGCAACTGTAAGTAGTGGGATATTGATGTTACATATTATTAGACTCATTACTTTATGTTGTAAAGCTTGCAAATAATGTATTGTTGTTCGCATCGATTTGTTTAAGAAGCTCTTTGTAGGATTTCAATGGGGCTCATGATTGAAGCCACATGACGTTGATACGTAACTCAACTGATAATTACAAAGTTTTGTTGGTGTGGTGACTTTGAAAGTTGATTATTGCAGGTACGAGACAATATACTGTTTGGGTCTGCCTTTGATTCAGCAAGATATGAGAAGGCAATAGATGTGACTTCATTGCGGCATGATCTGGACTTACTGCCTGTAAGTTATTTGGGAAGTTATCATGCTATGTGTGCAGTCTCTTGGATAAGAGTATGccaaatatttttaaaaaatttcattcccAAATTTCTTACGCGGTTTTGTTCCTATTTGTTAGGGTGGTGATCTCACTGAGATTGGTGAAAGAGGGGTAAATATCAGTGGTGGGCAAAAACAAAGAGTTTCCATGGCTAGGGCAGTGTATTCTAATTCGGATGTTTACGTTTTTGATGATCCATTGAGTGCTCTTGATGCTCATGTAGCTCGTCAGGTAAGTTTGTCATAGATtatgataaaataatctttGAATAGACTTGTTCTGAcaaagaataatttgggttatGATCTGGTGGTATGTCACATCAACACTTTTTGCTTATGCTTGTTGAACACAAGATTCTAGATTGGGCCTTTAAGATGACTAATAGCATCCAATAATAGGATTGGGGGAGGGTATGCTTTGTGAAGTAATAAAAATTTGTCTACATGCTTGCTGTGTACAGTTCTTTCTCTTTGCAAACGTAACAGGTGCTATTCAAGAAAGTTTTCACTCCCAGCCACGTATTGCCAAAGAATGATAGCTGGGGCATACTTGACTTTATTACTGGATGAATAGGTTGCTTAGAACCTCATTTATTTCATATCCAAGATAATTACCTTTGCACTACAATGGTGATCTATCTGAAGCAAtacatttatttactttttcttATATATCATGCATTAACAATTAGCATTATTTGCTTTCCTATAGCATCTGCACATAGCTTTTCTCAGATCTTCAACTTTACCATTCTCGGAATTTCTTTTGAAATAGATGTTGCATAATGTACTTCTCTTTGCCATCTATCACATTGTGAAGGTATCCCAGAATCAGATCTAGGGAATGATGATGCaaattttttcataaattaagaAACCAACTTCTTCCTTGTTTTCTTTTGTATGTACAGCTCATCTTAGCAATATTTGTTGTTGTGATGTGCATATGGTGAAGCCATAAGTTTATGTCATTTGAGGGCCTCAAATTCAGAACAACTTTTTTCAGGTTTTTGATAAATGCATCAGGGGAGAATTGAGCAGGAAGACGAGAGTACTTGTCACAAACCAGCTCCATTTTCTTTCACAAGTTGATAGAATCATCCTTGTCCACGAGGGTATGGTGAAAGAGGAGGGAACATTTGAGGAGCTCTCCAGTAATGGGATGTTGTTCCAGAAGCTGATGGAAAATGCAGGGAAAATGGAAGAATACGTGGAAGAGCGGGAAAATGGTGAAGATGTTGATCATAAAGCTTCCATAAAACCTGTTGCTAATGGTGTAACAAACGACTCACATAAGAATGCAAatgaaataaaacaaaacaaagaagGCAAATCTGTTCTTATCAAGCAGGAAGAACGCGAAACCGGTGTTGTCAGTTGGAAAGTTTTGGTTAGGTAATACTAATAGTATTCGACTGCATGTTACTAATTTTCTCTTCCATATTGATTGACAATGTACTTCAAGAAAGCACACACCAATATACCCCACTGTAATAAATAAGTAAATCACAATGAAAATTCGTGCTATGTTCTACATTGAAATAAAAGCTGTATTGGCATTTCATGCCTATATGCTTCAATGTCTTCAATCATCGAATCCTCCAGCAAGGACCGGAAAGCTTATTTTGTGGGAACGATTATGTAATTTTTACCTGGTACTGTATGTATGTATACACAATGTTATGAAGAAGTATATGATACATCTAACAAGTGTGGTGGCAATCTCTTTTCAGGTACAAGAATGCATTAGGAGGTGCATGGGTGGTAATGATACTCTTTATGTGCTATATCTTGACTGAAATTTTACGAGTCTCAAGTAGCACTTGGTTAAGCAATTGGACAGATCGAGGCACTGGAAAGACCCATGGGCCTCTTTACTACAATCTCATCTACTCTCTGTTATCAGTTGGTCAGGTATGACTAATCAGATGACAAGAAAGTTGCAATTATGCTGTAGGTTTTTCTATTTATCTTCTGAAAGTCACCCTTCTTAGGTATAATTCTGCCAGTAAAATGCCTTAATTGTCTATGGAGGAATTAGAAGAATCCTTACCTTAAGACGTGTAGCTTGTGTTTTAAATGGAAACTTCTTAAATattttctcttattcctatttgctctatttctttttccttttccaggtttTGGTGACCTTGTTGAATTCATATTGGTTGATCTTGTCTAGTCTGTATGCTGCCAGACGATTGCATGATGCTATGCTTGGTTCCATATTGAGGGCTCCAATGGTGTTCTTTCACACTAATCCCCTTGGACGCATTATCAATAGGTTTGCCAAGGATCTTGGTGATATTGATCGCAATGTTGCCCCATTTGTGAACATGTTTCTGGGTCAAGTTTTCCAGCTTCTTTCTACATTTGTCCTGATTGGAATTGTGAGCACCATGTCTTTGTGGGCCATAATGCCACTTCTGGTTCTGTTTTATGGAGCCTACCTATATTATCAGGTATATTTATATACTTCTTATATATGCTTTTATCCAACTTATACAAGTAGAGCTGCCACCATTTGCAGTTTAAaggttattttttatattttggctGCTAAGGATTTAATCGGTATGGTTGGTCAGTAATTCAAAATATTGGAAAAAAGGTTATAGTTCAGTAATAAAATGAGCTTTCATTTTACTGAATTCATCAATTCTTTTGGTTCTGTGTTATGGAGCCTATCTGTATTATCAGGTATATTTTTATACTTCTTATATATGCTTTTATCCAACTTATACAAGTAGAGCTGCCACCATTTGCAGTTTAAAggttatttttgattttttggTTGCTAAGGATTTAATCGGTATGGTTGGTCAGTAATTCAAAATATTGGAAAAAAGGTTATAGTTCAGTAATAAAATGAGTTTTCATTTTACCGAATTCATCGATTCTTTTGGTTCTGTTTTACGGAGCCTATCTATATTATCAGGTATATTTTTGTACTTCTTATATATGCTTTTATCTAACTTATACAAGTAGAACTGCCACCGGTTGTAGTTTAaaggttattttatttttggttgcTAAGCATTTACTCAGTATGGTTGGTCAGCAATTCAAAATATTGGAAAAAGGTTATAGTTCAGTAATAAAATGAGTTTTTATTTTACCGATTTCATAGATTCTTTTGGTGAACTGTTGTTGGATGCAATGTGATGCATATGCAATGTTATGTCCAAAATCCGAAGGAGTAAAGTCTTATGCCAACAGTTGGAGTTGGTTATAATTCTTACTTTGTTTTACAGAGCACAGCCCGTGAAGTAAAACGCCTGGATTCTGTCAGTAGATCACCTGTTTATGCACAATTTGGTGAAGCTCTGAATGGTCTTTCAACTATCCGTGCATACAAAGCTTATGACCGGATGGCTGACATCAATGGAAGATCTATGGACAACAATATCAGATTCACCCTTGTAAACATGAGTGGAAATCGCTGGCTTGCAGTCCGTCTGGAAACATTGGGTGGCCTTATGATTTGGCTTACAGCAACATTTGCAGTGATGCAGAATGGAAGGGCTCAGAATCAGCAGGAATTTGCATCTACAATGGGTTTGCTTCTCAGTTATGCTTTAAATATTACAGGTTTATTGACGGCTGTGCTCAGACTTGCAAGTTTGGCTGAGAATAGTTTAAATGCTGTGGAGAGGGTTGGCACTTACATAGATTTGCCATCAGAGGCTCCTCCTATTATTGAGGGAAACCGCCCTCCTCCTGGATGGCCTTCATCAGGTTCAATCAAATTTGAGGATGTTGTACTGCGGTACAGGCCTGAACTTCCGCCAGTCCTACATGGATTGTCCTTTACAGTGTCTCCAAGTGACAAGGTTGGGATAGTTGGAAGGACTGGTGCAGGGAAATCAAGCATGCTCAATGCTTTATTTCGAATCGTTGAACTAGAAAGAGGAAGAATCTTGATTGATGGCTGTGATATTGGAAAGTTCGGATTGATGGATCTACGCAAAGTACTTGGTATTATACCACAATCACCAGTTCTTTTTTCAGGTACATTCTCTTGATATTCTTGGTTAAATCTATAATGATAAGAGATATTGCTTGCTGACAATATATATCCTATTTTGTTTAGGAACTGTGAGGTTTAATCTTGATCCGTTCAGTGAACATAATGATGCTGATCTTTGGGAAGCTCTGGAGAGGGCACACCTGAAGGATGTTATAAGAAGGAATTCTTCAGGTCTTGATGCTGAGGTAGATGATTTACTCTTCTGAGTTTGTTGGGTGTCAGGGCAGTGTGGGGCTGGTGAACCCCACATGTTATAGATTTTTTTCTGTATATCCCTTTTGAGTTTTGTTAATTGAGTAGATAGCATAGTCATCCTTGATTATTTGAGTCTGCAGAACTTCTCTGACTTGACTGGATAACTTCGAAAGTTAGACTTGGGACTTGAGAGTCTTTTCTTAATGTTCCCTGCGACTCCCTTCTGCATTTCTTGAGGATTTGGCAGTAGGTTAACTTAATTGTGAACTATAATATTTATTGTGATTTCTGAAGGTCTCGGAAGCTGGAGAGAATTTCAGTGTAGGACAGCGACAATTGTTAAGTCTTGCTCGGGCATTGTTGCGGAGATCAAAGATACTTGTTCTTGATGAAGCTACTGCTGCTGTTGATGTTAGAACTGATGCACTTATTCAGAAAACTATCAGAGAGGAGTTCAGAACATGTACAATGCTAATTATTGCACACCGGCTTAATACCATTATTGATTGTGATCGGATCCTTCTGCTTCATTCTGGCCAGGTACTCCTCAAATTGAAAGCTCTGTTATACTATTGTTTGGAACTTATAGGGAACCATTTTCTACATTTGTTGGTGCGTGGTACAATTTAGTTAAAGTAAGTCACAGTGAAATGCTGTCCTGGTCAATGCAAGTGATCAAGTAAAAATGCATTGAACTATTTAGAACTACTCTGATCCTTTGGAAAAGAAAATTTTGGGATAGGGTTTCTATCGTTAGGGTGAGAATTTCACCATTTTGAATGAtgaaggttaaaaaaaaaaaaagggcggcccggtcgcattacgcgtccccgctgagcgagggtccggggaggggtcccaccacaagggtgtattgggggcaagccttcccttgccaatttaattggcaagaggccgctcctaagactcgaacccgtgacctcaggtcacacggcaacaacgttttaccgttgcgccaaggttTGTTgttatattttcatttttactACGATATTTATTTGATGTTTTGAAGGGAACTAGTTTACTTGCTCGCTCACTCACTCAAATATCTTTGGGAGCAGATTCTGCTCTGGCAGGGGTGATAAATTTCTAATCTAATGGAAAATGTTGATCATTCATCTTTATGTGCTTTATTTGCTTTCATATTTCAAatgcattacaatactttaTTTTCTTCAGGTTCTGGAATATGATACACCAGAGGAACTATTGTCAAATGAAAATAGTGCATTCTCTAGAATGGTTCAAAGTACAGGATCTGCAAATGCTCAGTACTTGCGCAGTTTAGTACTAGGTGGGGAAGGTGAGAATAGATCTGAAAGACAACAGACGAAACGCTTAGATGGGCAGCGAAAATGGCTTGCTTCTTCTCGCTGGGCTGCTGCTGCACAGTTTGCACTTGCTGTTAGCCTGACTTCATCTCAGAATGACCTTCAGCGTTTGGAAATCGAGGACGAGAACTCTATCCTTA
The DNA window shown above is from Euphorbia lathyris chromosome 1, ddEupLath1.1, whole genome shotgun sequence and carries:
- the LOC136235970 gene encoding ABC transporter C family member 2-like translates to MAFEPLVWYCRPVANGLWSRAVENAFGAYTPCATETLVVAVSHLALIALCFYRIWLIRKDLKVQRFSLKSKWYNYILGILAGYSTAEPLFRLIMGISILNIDGQKGLAPYEIVSLIIEALAWCFMLVMISVETKIYIREFRWFVRFGVLYTLVGDAVMFNLILTVKEFYDSSVLYLYASEVFVQGLFGILLLVYVPNLDPYPGYTPIRTESIDDAEYQELPGGEYVCPELRANIFSRIVFAWMNPIMQLGYKRPLTEKDIWKLDTWDRTETLNSRFQKCWAEESQKSKPWLLRALNSSLGGRFWFGGFWKIGNDASQFVGPLLLNQLLKSMQEGDPASIGYIYAFSIFVGVVFGVLFEAQYFQNVMRVGYRLRSTLIAAVFRKSLRLTHESRRKFPSGKVTNLMTTDAEALQQICQSLHTLWSAPFRIVIAMVLLFQQLGVASLLGALMLVLLFPIQTFVISKMQKLSKEGLQRTDKRIGLMNEILAAMDTVKCYAWENSFQGKVQNVRDDELSWFRKASLLGACNGFILNSLPVVVTVISFGMFTLLGGDLTPARAFTSLSLFAVLRFPLFMLPNIITQVVNANVSLKRLEELLLAEERVLLPNPPLEPGQPAISIRNGYFSWDSKAEMPALSDINVDIPVGSLVAVVGSTGEGKTSLISAMLGELPAMSDTSAVIRGTVAYVPQVSWIFNATVRDNILFGSAFDSARYEKAIDVTSLRHDLDLLPGGDLTEIGERGVNISGGQKQRVSMARAVYSNSDVYVFDDPLSALDAHVARQVFDKCIRGELSRKTRVLVTNQLHFLSQVDRIILVHEGMVKEEGTFEELSSNGMLFQKLMENAGKMEEYVEERENGEDVDHKASIKPVANGVTNDSHKNANEIKQNKEGKSVLIKQEERETGVVSWKVLVRYKNALGGAWVVMILFMCYILTEILRVSSSTWLSNWTDRGTGKTHGPLYYNLIYSLLSVGQVLVTLLNSYWLILSSLYAARRLHDAMLGSILRAPMVFFHTNPLGRIINRFAKDLGDIDRNVAPFVNMFLGQVFQLLSTFVLIGIVSTMSLWAIMPLLVLFYGAYLYYQSTAREVKRLDSVSRSPVYAQFGEALNGLSTIRAYKAYDRMADINGRSMDNNIRFTLVNMSGNRWLAVRLETLGGLMIWLTATFAVMQNGRAQNQQEFASTMGLLLSYALNITGLLTAVLRLASLAENSLNAVERVGTYIDLPSEAPPIIEGNRPPPGWPSSGSIKFEDVVLRYRPELPPVLHGLSFTVSPSDKVGIVGRTGAGKSSMLNALFRIVELERGRILIDGCDIGKFGLMDLRKVLGIIPQSPVLFSGTVRFNLDPFSEHNDADLWEALERAHLKDVIRRNSSGLDAEVSEAGENFSVGQRQLLSLARALLRRSKILVLDEATAAVDVRTDALIQKTIREEFRTCTMLIIAHRLNTIIDCDRILLLHSGQVLEYDTPEELLSNENSAFSRMVQSTGSANAQYLRSLVLGGEGENRSERQQTKRLDGQRKWLASSRWAAAAQFALAVSLTSSQNDLQRLEIEDENSILKKTKDAVITLQGVLEGKHDKVIEESLNEYQISRDGWWSALYKMVEGLAMMGKLGRNRLQESDYGLEERSIEWDNVEM